One window of Trichoderma breve strain T069 chromosome 3, whole genome shotgun sequence genomic DNA carries:
- a CDS encoding nmrA-like family domain-containing protein: MASTKLIVVVGATGNQGGSVADVFLSTPGWRVRALTRNPSSAKARALAARGAEVVAADMDVPSTLEPALQGANAVFLVSDFWGLYGDPANKDKAKPGQPLNVWAADHEVQQLKNVIDIVAKLPTLERFVYSSLSNATRWSFGKYTHVYHFDSKARAEDYARETYPDLWAKTSIFQAGWFLSNFILNPILEFVKGDDGVARFTGNLDVDVKFPFIAAEEDSGPFVKALVEEPAGKNVIAYREWLTIREVAAILSKVIGIPTEAVQLPKGQSKVTEPPELKLELDDNFAYWSEYGYEGRADPTIIHPKDLSTLGKLDTVFDYFKKQDWTKLKA; this comes from the exons TTGGCGAGTTCGGGCTCTTACACGAAACCCTTCGAGCGCCAAAGCCAGAGCCCTCGCTGCCCGCGGCGCAGAAGTCGTTGCCGCCGACATGGATGTCCCATCGACGCTTGAGCCTGCTCTCCAAGGCGCAAACGCCGTCTTTCTCGTCAGCGACTTCTGGGGCTTATACGGAGATCCAGccaacaaggacaaggccaagccagGACAGCCGCTCAACGTATGGGCCGCGGACCACGAAGTCCAACAACTGAAGAATGTCATTGATATTGTGGCAAAGCTCCCGACCCTGGAGCGCTTTGTCTACTCGTCTCTTTCGAATGCGACGAGGTGGTCCTTTGGGAAGTACACTCATGTGTACCACTTTGACTCCAAGGCTAGAGCCGAAGACTACGCGAGGGAGACTTATCCCGATTTGTGGGCGAAGACGAGCATTTTCCAGGCTGGTTGGTTCCTGAGCAATTTCATCCTTAACCCGATTTTGGAGTTTGTCAAG ggagatgatggcgttgccCGATTCACTGGCAACCTAGATGTAGACGTCAAATTCCCCTTCATTGCCGCCGAAGAAGATTCAGGCCCCTTCGTCAAGGCTCTGGTGGAAGAGCCCGCGGGCAAGAACGTCATCGCCTATAGAGAATGGCTCACTATCCGAGAGGTTGCTGCTATCCTTTCCAAGGTAATCGGTATTCCGACCGAAGCTGTGCAGTTGCCAAAGGGCCAGTCCAAGGTTACTGAGCCACCTGAgctcaagctggagctggatgatAACTTTGCGTACTGGAGCGAATATGGCTATGAAGGGCGGGCTGACCCTACCATTATTCATCCGAAAGAC TTGTCAACCCTGGGTAAACTTGATACCGTGTTCGACTATTTCAAGAAGCAGGACTGGACCAAGCTGAAGGCTTAA